In Sphaeramia orbicularis chromosome 10, fSphaOr1.1, whole genome shotgun sequence, the following proteins share a genomic window:
- the LOC115427416 gene encoding phospholipase A and acyltransferase 3-like has protein sequence MAPTLYDEKPNPGDLIEIFRGSYQHWAVYVGDGFVVHLAPPSEVPGAGASSMMSVLAEKAIVKEEELWDVVGTNQWKINNSLDKEYKPRCVRVIVREARARVGQELPYCVFRGNCEHFANELRYGKAESRQVRQAGEAVMIAGVAAAVGLGIVALAGALFGGSKKENRNTE, from the exons ATGGCTCCAACTCTG TATGATGAAAAGCCCAATCCTGGAGACTTGATAGAAATCTTCCGTGGCTCATATCAGCACTGGGCAGTGTACGTTGGTGATGGCTTTGTGGTTCACTTGGCACCACCAT CTGAGGTTCCAGGTGCAGGTGCCAGCAGTATGATGTCTGTCTTAGCGGAGAAGGCCATTGTGAAGGAAGAGGAGCTGTGGGATGTGGTGGGAACCAACCAGTGGAAAATCAACAACAGCCTGGACAAAGAGTACAAACCTCGCTGTGTTCGTGTCATTGTGAGGGAGGCAAGGGCACGGGTGGGCCAGGAGCTGCCCTACTGCGTCTTCAGGGGGAATTGTGAACACTTCGCCAACGAGCTGCGCTATGGAAAGGCTGAGTCACGGCAG GTACGTCAGGCAGGAGAGGCGGTCATGATAGCAGGTGTGGCTGCGGCTGTGGGTCTTGGCATTGTGGCTCTGGCAGGGGCTCTGTTTGGAGGCAGCAAAAAGGAAAACCGGAACACAGAGTGA